tttctaaaatttgtaaatttgGCAAGACTTAGGGCAGGCACAATGATTTAAGACTTAGTTAGCACAGTCGTTTGCTAAACGAAGAAAATGAAaacatttgtttttatattttcaactaACTCCTTAATATTAATGTACCAAAATCAATTATTGTCTGTTTTTGGCTGTTTTAACTTATGACTATACACTTGCAGTTCTACATTTTGCAACAATGGTTGTGTGTGTTTCACGggtagaagaaagaaaaaagtatgTAGGTCAAATGAATGAGAAAATTACATGGTCTTAATCTCTTTCATATTCTCAATGTTGCTTTCGACATTACAATTTAAGAGCATTTATAAGGTTGACAGTCTAGTCTGAATTATATGGATGTTTTAGGTCCAATTAGCAAAAGCTTAGTCTTGGTTTGTTAAAGTACCATATGATGAAGCCTATACCTGTAGTATTGTTGAATACAATTTCTTTTGTGAACGGCAAGCAGGTTGTTGCAGAAAATCCAATATCCCAAGCTAAAGCGGAATCTGAAATCCTTCAGGTATGCCTGAAGATATTACTGTCACTGTACTCTGATCAAACTAAAAGGTCACTGGTTTAGTGCTGTAGTAGTTTCTATAGAGTGGTGCTAATGCTTTCCATCTTTTGATGTCATGCACTGGTACTGTTTTGTGATTAGTTGATTTGTCTTGGTTCTAATTCAATCATTTGACCGTTTGTATTCAGGGACATTGTGGTTCTTGTTGGGCTTGTTGTGGT
This window of the Solanum pennellii chromosome 2, SPENNV200 genome carries:
- the LOC107009538 gene encoding cathepsin B-like protease 3, giving the protein MMKPIPVVLLNTISFVNGKQVVAENPISQAKAESEILQGHCGSCWACCGAAESLSDCFCIHFGWNISVSANDIVACCGGH